Proteins found in one Anopheles aquasalis chromosome 3, idAnoAquaMG_Q_19, whole genome shotgun sequence genomic segment:
- the LOC126578027 gene encoding histone H2A, sperm-like, protein MTGNKTKSSRAGLTFSVGRTHSYMRRGNYAERIGAGSSVYMTAVLEYLVAEVVELAGNAARDNRKTRITPRHLLLAVRNDEELSSLMKDITFAEGGVLPNINAMLLPRKTGAASKSAASANAQSQEY, encoded by the exons ATGACTGGAAATA AAACGAAATCGTCTCGTGCCGGACTAACGTTTAGCGTCGGTCGGACGCATTCCTACATGCGCCGAGGAAACTACGCCGAGCGTATAGGCGCCGGATCATCCGTTTACATGACCGCGGTCCTAGAGTATCTGGTGGCCGAAGTAGTAGAACTGGCGGGAAATGCTGCCCGCGATAATCGCAAGACGCGCATCACCCCGCGGCATCTTCTGCTAGCCGTGCGCAACGACGAGGAGTTGAGCTCGTTGATGAAGGACATCACGTTTGCGGAAGGCGGTGTGTTACCCAACATAAACGCGATGCTGTTGCCGCGTAAAACGGGTGCAGCCTCGAAATCCGCGGCATCTGCCAATGCTCAGAGTCAGGAATATTAG
- the LOC126578023 gene encoding uncharacterized protein LOC126578023, translating into MGPTKVTQDDQQFNIDFVFEVKKHFCLFDSSSPEYKQAVMQDKAWQAVSQEVGESVDTCKKRWRNLRCCMTRYLKSVRDNTDLAANGRRKPYYLYSYMKFVIPYLKMKDENVSSYESSSFDDTAWAKPNSSVGGSKDASTQGEEDDDDDAVEEGPIHDIETIDVHEEEDPNQQELKQSIIQSIKILGQQPQTSSEQQPQQITISDTSATASANPATTTYEIFTGPPAKQARLSSSSSNCDPISSSSSHTATIKKELLNARQFITLTAASSTPNTTAVPLFHSPTITAQHQLNAVPANFAQQASDAQLQQQQQHHHQQQQHQQQSTAQQFTLIPSAAPSQMPCDADHNFFQSLVPDIQSMTMEQKRKLKIGILQLIDKILNV; encoded by the coding sequence ATGGGGCCCACGAAAGTGACCCAAGATGATCAGCAGTTTAATATCGACTTTGTGTTTGAGGTGAAGAAGCATTTTTGCCtcttcgacagcagcagcccggaaTACAAGCAGGCGGTGATGCAGGACAAAGCATGGCAAGCCGTTTCGCAGGAGGTGGGCGAATCGGTCGACACCTGCAAGAAGCGCTGGCGCAACTTACGCTGTTGCATGACACGCTACCTGAAGTCCGTACGTGACAACACAGATTTGGCGGCTAACGGGCGTCGCAAGCCGTACTATCTGTACAGCTACATGAAGTTCGTGATCCCGTACCTGAAGATGAAGGATGAGAACGTGTCCTCGtatgagtcgtcgtcgttcgacgATACGGCCTGGGCGAAGCCGAACTCGTCGGTCGGCGGTAGCAAGGACGCTTCGACTCAGggcgaggaggacgatgacgatgatgcggtAGAAGAAGGGCCCATACACgacatcgaaacgatcgacgtGCACGAGGAAGAGGATCCTAACCAGCAGGAGCTCAAGCAAAGCATCATCCAGTCGATCAAGATCCTTGGCCAGCAGCCACAGACATCCAGCgaacagcaaccgcagcagatTACCATAAGCGACACATCGGCGACGGCATCGGCCAACCCGGCCACGACTACGTACGAGATCTTTACCGGCCCTCCCGCGAAACAGGCTCGTCTGTCGAGTTCGTCTTCCAATTGCGATCCTATCAGCTCCAGCAGTTCGCATACCGCGACGATAAAGAAGGAACTGTTAAATGCACGCCAGTTCATCACCCTTACGGCCGCCTCCTCCACGCCCAACACGACGGCGGTGCCCCTGTTCCACAGCCCCACGATCACGGCGCAGCATCAGTTGAACGCCGTTCCCGCCAACTTTGCGCAACAGGCATCTGAtgcacagctgcagcagcagcagcagcaccaccatcaacagcagcaacatcagcagcagtcgacAGCACAACAGTTTACCCTCATACCGAGTGCGGCACCGTCCCAGATGCCATGCGATGCTGATCACAACTTCTTCCAGAGTCTCGTCCCGGACATTcaatcgatgacgatggagcAAAAGCGCAAGCTGAAGATAGGCATTCTTCAGCTCATCGATAAAATTCTCAATGTATAG
- the LOC126578024 gene encoding probable transmembrane reductase CYB561D1 isoform X2: protein MGKEGGKEGETSSSVPYDRLIAVAADDRERGVVDREEEAKSIAQGTAGEIRAVGNGGYQNGKTAAGMGAGERRVSSAEQEELFAEYRDEQGAGSEADDPEMDRNKRNGASDRAAGSPRFSRKLALLNVLANGLMFAVAGFITYHCFNKAMVLFSWHPSFMVIAYLILMSQAVLTMSGTNYFTHRCTHRTRVYIHWVLQAVAGILISIASVCIFLNKIRLGKAHFQTLHGIFGLVTVCATLASIAGGVTTKYAFQLRTYVRPLYSKLGHGIAGTVTYLLGITTIGLGVYGRWFQEDNDATVRLMLVLAIALIALYVIATPIVNTVQRIKTAARTTL from the exons ATGGGAAAAGAAGGTGGGAAAGAAGGTGAAACTTCCTCATCCGTTCCTTACGATCGCCTGATCGCCGTTG CAGCTGATGATCGAGAACGGGGCGTTGTGGAtcgggaggaggaggccaaATCCATCGCGCAAGGTACGGCAGGTGAGATAAGGGCTGTTGGAAACGGCGGTTATCAGAACGGCAAAACCGCTGCTGGAATGGGGGCCGGTGAAAGGAGGGTAAGCAGCGCGGAGCAGGAAGAACTGTTCGCAGAGTACCGTGACGAACAGGGCGCGGGATCAGAGGCGGACGACCCCGAAATGGATCGTAACAAACGAAATGgtgcgagcgatcgagcggcaGGATCACCTCGGTTTAGCAGGAAGCTGGCCCTGCTGAACGTGTTGGCGAATGGGTTAATGTTTGCCGTGGCCGGTTTTATCACGTATCACTGTTTCAACAAAGCGATGGTCCTGTTTTCCTGGCATCCCTCCTTCATGGTGATTGCG TACCTGATTCTGATGTCCCAAGCGGTGCTAACGATGTCAGGAACAAACTACTTCACCCATCGATGCACCCACCGGACGAGAGTATACATCCATTGGGTGCTACAGGCGGTGGCAGGCATTCTGATTAGCATCGCATCCGTATGCATCTTCCTGAACAAGATACGGCTCGGAAAGGCCCACTTCCAGACACTGCACGGCATTTTCGGACTGGTGACTGTTTGTGCCACGTTGGCATCGATTGCCGGCGGTGTGACGACCAAGTACGCCTTTCAGCTCCGGACGTACGTGAGGCCACTGTACAGCAAACTGGGACACGGTATTGCCGGTACCGTGACGTACCTGCTCGGTATTACCACCATCGGTTTGGGCGTGTACGGTCGCTGGTTCCAGGAGGACAACGATGCAACCGTTCGTCTGATGTTGGTCCTCGCGATCGCCCTCATCGCTCTATATGTGATCGCCACACCGATCGTGAACACGGTGCAGCGAATTAAGACGGCCGCTCGGACAACGCTTTAG
- the LOC126578024 gene encoding probable transmembrane reductase CYB561D1 isoform X1: MGKEGGKEGETSSSVPYDRLIAVAGSSADDRERGVVDREEEAKSIAQGTAGEIRAVGNGGYQNGKTAAGMGAGERRVSSAEQEELFAEYRDEQGAGSEADDPEMDRNKRNGASDRAAGSPRFSRKLALLNVLANGLMFAVAGFITYHCFNKAMVLFSWHPSFMVIAYLILMSQAVLTMSGTNYFTHRCTHRTRVYIHWVLQAVAGILISIASVCIFLNKIRLGKAHFQTLHGIFGLVTVCATLASIAGGVTTKYAFQLRTYVRPLYSKLGHGIAGTVTYLLGITTIGLGVYGRWFQEDNDATVRLMLVLAIALIALYVIATPIVNTVQRIKTAARTTL, encoded by the exons ATGGGAAAAGAAGGTGGGAAAGAAGGTGAAACTTCCTCATCCGTTCCTTACGATCGCCTGATCGCCGTTGCAGGATCATCTG CTGATGATCGAGAACGGGGCGTTGTGGAtcgggaggaggaggccaaATCCATCGCGCAAGGTACGGCAGGTGAGATAAGGGCTGTTGGAAACGGCGGTTATCAGAACGGCAAAACCGCTGCTGGAATGGGGGCCGGTGAAAGGAGGGTAAGCAGCGCGGAGCAGGAAGAACTGTTCGCAGAGTACCGTGACGAACAGGGCGCGGGATCAGAGGCGGACGACCCCGAAATGGATCGTAACAAACGAAATGgtgcgagcgatcgagcggcaGGATCACCTCGGTTTAGCAGGAAGCTGGCCCTGCTGAACGTGTTGGCGAATGGGTTAATGTTTGCCGTGGCCGGTTTTATCACGTATCACTGTTTCAACAAAGCGATGGTCCTGTTTTCCTGGCATCCCTCCTTCATGGTGATTGCG TACCTGATTCTGATGTCCCAAGCGGTGCTAACGATGTCAGGAACAAACTACTTCACCCATCGATGCACCCACCGGACGAGAGTATACATCCATTGGGTGCTACAGGCGGTGGCAGGCATTCTGATTAGCATCGCATCCGTATGCATCTTCCTGAACAAGATACGGCTCGGAAAGGCCCACTTCCAGACACTGCACGGCATTTTCGGACTGGTGACTGTTTGTGCCACGTTGGCATCGATTGCCGGCGGTGTGACGACCAAGTACGCCTTTCAGCTCCGGACGTACGTGAGGCCACTGTACAGCAAACTGGGACACGGTATTGCCGGTACCGTGACGTACCTGCTCGGTATTACCACCATCGGTTTGGGCGTGTACGGTCGCTGGTTCCAGGAGGACAACGATGCAACCGTTCGTCTGATGTTGGTCCTCGCGATCGCCCTCATCGCTCTATATGTGATCGCCACACCGATCGTGAACACGGTGCAGCGAATTAAGACGGCCGCTCGGACAACGCTTTAG
- the LOC126578026 gene encoding transmembrane protein 42, with the protein MASSGQFSATVFSHRKMENHRPQYAVIAGLCASSASLFGKLTSNSERVAENIGIPGWHLLAQVLCIATMILLNGGVWRFFVKALHTGTGSSLVASLVSAATNYVASALLGWLIFDEQSTIVWWFGTSLVLAGLLLILSGTDNEEHEQQQRPLHKDE; encoded by the exons ATGGCCTCGAGTGGCCAGTTTTCAGCGACAGTTTTTTCGCACCGCAAGATGGAAAACCACCGGCCACAGTATGCGGTTATTGCTGGCCTGTGTGCATCGTCGGCCAGCTTGTTCGGGAAATTAACGTCCAACAGCGAGCGGGTGGCGGAAAACATCGGAATCCCAGGC TGGCACTTGCTGGCCCAAGTGCTCTGCATAGCAACCATGATCCTGCTGAACGGCGGCGTATGGCGGTTTTTTGTTAAAGCTCtccacaccggaaccggatcgtcGCTGGTCGCGTCGTTGGTTAGTGCAGCAACGAATTACGTCGCCTCG GCACTGCTTGGTTGGTTAATTTTTGATGAACAAAGCACGATCGTCTGGTGGTTCGGTACATCGTTGGTCCTTGCCGGTTTGCTTCTCATCTTAAGCGGAACGGATAACGAAgaacacgagcagcagcagcggccactgCATAAGGACGAATGA